Genomic segment of Rhodohalobacter mucosus:
TTAAAAAAACTGTATGCATTGTATTCTTACCTGTATTTTTCCGTCTTCACATTTTATTTAATTCCCTTTTTATCCCCCCTCGCGATCTTTTATATTTGAGCTAAATTGTACCACATCATGCACGGACCCGTTGCCCTCTCCGTTATTCTTACAACTCATGCCGCCAAGAGTCATTTTGAAGCTCTTCTGCTCACCCTTACGCGTATTGGCCACCCCGGTATTGAGCTTATAGTAATTAATGATGCTGCGGATTCAGATCTGTCGCTTTTCATTCAAAAAACGCTTGGGCAGACCGACAGCGAGCAGGTGTACTACTTTGAGCATGATGCTCCCTGCGGGCGCGGGTATTGTCTTAACGAGGGTTTGATACAATCATCCGGTATGCTTATTTGGGCACCTCTCCAGGCCAGCAGGCTCAACGAATCGCTGCTTACGGATGCCATCAGGAGGTTCAAGTCGGATCCTGCCGCTTTTTGGGCTCTCGATTTTTCGTTACCGGGATCGCCTGAGCGATGGATTGACGCCGCCGAAGATGCAGGCCTTCCGGATGATACCTGCCTTGTATGGAATCGCAGCGTGATTGGTATGGGAAACATGATCTTCAATCCCTTTTTAAAAGAGCTTCACGGTGCTGAATTGGCAATGCGCCTTTCAGAAGAGAATACCTGGCACAGAACAGACCCGTTTTTCGTACTCTCTGAAAATCAGTCTATTTTTGCAAAACCGGACGATATAAGAGAGTTCACCCTGTCAGCCATTCGCCTGAGTACGGATCCCGATGAGCAGGCTGCTCTTTTCGAAAAACTGCAAACCCTCGACCGTTCCGAACCATCCCTTTCACGAGACGAGCAGCTGCTGATCGATGCCAGAAAGTATCTTAATACAGGAGATGCCAACAAGTCGCTTGAGTTTATTTCAACCTACTTGCGCAAATATCCAAATCATCTGGAAGCCAATCGAATTAAGATAACATCTCTTGAAAAGTTGAGGCGGCACGTGGAGGCCGCAGAACTGAAGCACCGGCTGCAGAAGCGTCAAAAGGAACAGCAGGAACAGATAAGGCAAGAACAGCCCGAACCGCCGCCGCCACCGAAGACTGAAAGCAGCAGTGATGAAAAACCTGCACGGGCAGACTCACGGTTCACATTCGATTTCGACTCGAATGACGTTCAGGAGGATGAAGAAGACTCCGTAACCACAGAATCCTCGGCCACAACCAATGAGGACGAAAAACCTCTCTATTCTGTGATCATACCCACAACCGGAGCCGGCAAGCCTTTCCTTGAGCAGACACTTATCCGGCTTTCTGAAACCGTGGATTCAAAGCTCACAGAATTAGTTGTTATTGATAATGCCAGTATTGACGATACATTCGAATATCTTGAGCAGCTGGCTGAAAAAGATTTTCTGAACATCCGCATTCTGACCAATTCAAACAATAAGGGATTTGCAGCGTCCGTCAATCAAGGGCTCGATGCAGCCTTGGGAGACTATCTTGTTGTTATGCATAACGATTTACTGCCTTCAGAGAATCTGCTTCCGCTTCTGAAGGGAGCTTTTGAAAATCGCAGCAACGTTGGTCTTGCAGCGCCGGTACTGAATAAAAGCAGTGAACCGGCCCAGGTGGCCAGCCCGGATGAAACCGTATCCCATTTATCAGCCTCTTCTGCCGACAGCTGCTGTTTTATGTTGAAAAAAGAGCATGATTTTCGATTTGATGAAGATTACGGTCTCTCTTATTACGATATGAATGACTTGTGCATGCTGGTAAAAGATTCAGGGTATGAGATCTCTATCGTTACGGCAGCCCTGTGCAATCATGCTGAAGCCAAAACAACCACTATGCTCGGCCTCCAGATGATCCCCTTTCTGAAATGGTCGAACAAAGACCGCTTCTACCGCAAGTGGGGTACAACCGGCGAGAAAAAAATTCCTGACCAGGGGTCCCATCCTGATCGGCTTCGAAAATTGGGCATTCCACACGACCCCTTCAATCCCGACATTGATTGGGTGGATGCCGTACAGTCCTATCTTACCAGTGAAGTAAAAACGGAAATACTTCGAAGCAATTGGAGTAAAGACGATCTGATTACAATCGTGTCGGCTCTGACCATTGCCGACGAACGGGAGTTACTGCGTACACTGGAGGACCGGCTGGATAAACTGGATCTGCCGGTCGCATTTCTGCTCCTGATGATCGAATATTATTTTTCTAAAAATATCTTTTCACGCTGTAAACACTATCTGGAGAAAGGAGGTAAGTCGCACCCTGCATTCGATCTCTATCGCCTTAAAATTATGGTAGCTGATAAAGAGATAAAAAAAGCAACTCCGCTTCTAACCTCTATGCTCGACAAATATCCTGCCAGTCCCGATCTGATGAGCCTTGCGGGCGATATGTACAGGCAGAGCGGAGATCTGGACGAAGCGAAATCTTTTTACGCTTTGGCAAGTCAGATCGATCCGTTCCGTTTCTCTATGGATGAATCAGCTTTTCAGATTTAGTGTAACGTGAGTGCGGCCTGACAGTTTATCCTTTAAGTTCGATAATCTGGAGAAGCTCTCTCAAGTCGCGAACCCTTCTGTCCTGATTTGATTTGCCGTAGCTGTGTATCAGATTTCGAATGCACCTTGCCAGTATATCGGCCTCATCAGCCTTTTGCAGATGTTCGGGTCTGGGTTCAATGCCGTTTTTCTTCAGGAAGTAGTAGCACTGATCATACGTCACAATCGTACCCCCGTCGAACGGGTCGATCAGTATGTTCTGATTGTGTGTTTGATACATCAGCATAAAATGTATCGGCATGTTAACACCGTAGAAGGGCAGGTTCAACCTTCGGGCTATAAAGATGACCACCAGGCTGAGCATTATCGGCAGACCTTTCCGCCGGTCAATCACCCGGTCAATAAACGCGTTCTCCGGGCTGTGATAGTCTTTAGAGTCACCCCTGAATCTAAGTTCCCGGAAAACAAACTGTAACAGGATCTGCATTTTCTCCTGTATGGATGGTGTGTAAGCAATATCCGTTCCGATCTGCCGGGCCATCTGGTCCAGTTTTCGCTCATACTCCCCGATGCGGATAGTTGGATTTCCAAATCGTGAAAGCATCAATACCGCTTTTTCCAGAGTACCTGAATTTTGTACACCATTTTCGAGCAGCATTGAAAACTCTTCCATTAGTGAGCCAATGGTGATATTGTAGATAATCTCATTAATGGTATTGCGTTCTGAATCATGAATTGATTCACTGCGAAACTGGTCCAATAAAGGCACAGCTTGTTCCCCGAGCTCCCTGAACCTTCTTTTCACACCCATCTGAACTTCAGGGTCGGGATCTTCAAGCAGGTAAATGAGAGATTCTATTTCTGACTTGGTTGTCATTTCTATTTATAAATTCAGTGTCTCTGTTGATCGTGATCGCACTCTGGAGAACGAACGCACTGTAACAACAAAGTATTCCAAAAATGAATTCTTTTTAAATGGTTCGGCGAAAAGATACACTTCTTTTTTAAAGATTTCCGAGAGAATCGGCCCAACCTGAACCTCCAATCTCTTGGGATATTTTGTATCTTCTCCTTCCGTCTCAATAAACGTTAAACCCATTTGTATGAAGGCCGGTATTTCGTCTGAAACCGATATTCTAAAAAAAGTGATCGTCCATACCCCCGGAAGTGAGGTATCGCTGGTAAATCCGAGCAAAAAGGAAGATCTCCTTTTTGATGACATCATTTTTGAAAATGATGCACGCATCGAGCACCTTGATATGCTCAAGCTCTTTCAAACAGCTATGCCTTCCGGTGGTGAGATAATTGAAATCCTCGACCTTGCGCTTCATTGCTTTCAGGCTGAGGATGTACGCCATCAGTTTATTGAGATGATGATCAAAGAGCTGGCGGATGAAAATATTCATCCTATCGAAAAGGACTTAAAAAAACTGGATGCCGAAACGCTTTTGCAATTTGTGGTTGAAGGCTCCATTCCTCCCAGTCGTCATTTTGATTTAAATCCAGCGCCAAACCTCCTGTTTACACGAGATCTTGCAGCGGTCGTTGGCAACAATATCATTATTTCAAAGGCAGCCAAAAAAGCCCGGGCCCGGGAATTTCTTCTGATGGAAACCATCGTCATGCACCACCCGCTTTTCAACGAGCTGAAAAAAAACGCCATTCATACCAGTCCGCAGCAATCCATTGAAGGGGGCGACGTTATTGTTGTCAGCGAAAACATTGTAATGATCGGGATGAGTGAACGCACTTCATTTAGC
This window contains:
- a CDS encoding glycosyltransferase family 2 protein, with the protein product MHGPVALSVILTTHAAKSHFEALLLTLTRIGHPGIELIVINDAADSDLSLFIQKTLGQTDSEQVYYFEHDAPCGRGYCLNEGLIQSSGMLIWAPLQASRLNESLLTDAIRRFKSDPAAFWALDFSLPGSPERWIDAAEDAGLPDDTCLVWNRSVIGMGNMIFNPFLKELHGAELAMRLSEENTWHRTDPFFVLSENQSIFAKPDDIREFTLSAIRLSTDPDEQAALFEKLQTLDRSEPSLSRDEQLLIDARKYLNTGDANKSLEFISTYLRKYPNHLEANRIKITSLEKLRRHVEAAELKHRLQKRQKEQQEQIRQEQPEPPPPPKTESSSDEKPARADSRFTFDFDSNDVQEDEEDSVTTESSATTNEDEKPLYSVIIPTTGAGKPFLEQTLIRLSETVDSKLTELVVIDNASIDDTFEYLEQLAEKDFLNIRILTNSNNKGFAASVNQGLDAALGDYLVVMHNDLLPSENLLPLLKGAFENRSNVGLAAPVLNKSSEPAQVASPDETVSHLSASSADSCCFMLKKEHDFRFDEDYGLSYYDMNDLCMLVKDSGYEISIVTAALCNHAEAKTTTMLGLQMIPFLKWSNKDRFYRKWGTTGEKKIPDQGSHPDRLRKLGIPHDPFNPDIDWVDAVQSYLTSEVKTEILRSNWSKDDLITIVSALTIADERELLRTLEDRLDKLDLPVAFLLLMIEYYFSKNIFSRCKHYLEKGGKSHPAFDLYRLKIMVADKEIKKATPLLTSMLDKYPASPDLMSLAGDMYRQSGDLDEAKSFYALASQIDPFRFSMDESAFQI
- a CDS encoding arginine deiminase family protein translates to MKAGISSETDILKKVIVHTPGSEVSLVNPSKKEDLLFDDIIFENDARIEHLDMLKLFQTAMPSGGEIIEILDLALHCFQAEDVRHQFIEMMIKELADENIHPIEKDLKKLDAETLLQFVVEGSIPPSRHFDLNPAPNLLFTRDLAAVVGNNIIISKAAKKARAREFLLMETIVMHHPLFNELKKNAIHTSPQQSIEGGDVIVVSENIVMIGMSERTSFSGLMGVAEQLLDSGISHVLAVDIPKQRSSMHLDTIFTFADHDECVVFPPAIEEKTDNVVHLHSVNGSVHAKKKTSLKATLEELTEKEFTFIKCGGADRINQFREQWTDGANVFALAPGVIVGYERNTRTFEALADHGYTHMDQFSFIEKFSDKPFNQQVEGKIAISFQGHELCRGRGGARCMTLPVLREKDQ
- a CDS encoding SirB1 family protein is translated as MTTKSEIESLIYLLEDPDPEVQMGVKRRFRELGEQAVPLLDQFRSESIHDSERNTINEIIYNITIGSLMEEFSMLLENGVQNSGTLEKAVLMLSRFGNPTIRIGEYERKLDQMARQIGTDIAYTPSIQEKMQILLQFVFRELRFRGDSKDYHSPENAFIDRVIDRRKGLPIMLSLVVIFIARRLNLPFYGVNMPIHFMLMYQTHNQNILIDPFDGGTIVTYDQCYYFLKKNGIEPRPEHLQKADEADILARCIRNLIHSYGKSNQDRRVRDLRELLQIIELKG